The following are from one region of the Roseobacter fucihabitans genome:
- the doeA gene encoding ectoine hydrolase DoeA (DoeA (degradation of ectoine A) is also called EutD (ectoine utilization D).) produces MATLSFERSEYDDRLAKTRKAMETDGLEALFVTDPSNMAWLSGYDGWSFYVHQGVLITQSGDPLWWGRAMDAVGAMRTTYLNPDNIHGYDDSYVQNPDKHPMADLSTLLGVRGLERARIGLEMDNYYFTAAAFGALAQGLPMANFADATGLVNWQRAIKSATEITYMRRAARIVERMHAVIRERAEPGLPKNELIAEIYHASVQGAQGHWGDYPAIVPMAPSGLDATAPHLTWDDQPLRAGESTFFEIAGAHRRYQCPQSRTLFLGKPPQKYRDAEQAVLEAIEAGLAQARPGNLCEDIAIAFNATLNRLGFQKDSRCGYAIGLSYPPDWGERTMSFRTGDKTVLQPGMTFHFMPALWLEDGGLEITEPIFITETGAECLCTTPRELVVKG; encoded by the coding sequence ATGGCGACCCTATCTTTTGAGCGGAGCGAGTATGATGACCGCCTCGCGAAAACCCGAAAGGCGATGGAAACCGACGGGCTTGAGGCGCTCTTTGTGACGGACCCCTCGAATATGGCGTGGCTAAGCGGGTATGACGGTTGGTCATTTTACGTGCATCAGGGGGTTTTGATAACACAATCGGGCGATCCGCTATGGTGGGGCCGCGCGATGGATGCGGTCGGGGCGATGCGCACCACCTATCTGAACCCCGACAACATCCACGGGTATGATGACAGCTATGTCCAGAACCCGGACAAACACCCGATGGCGGATTTATCGACCCTGCTGGGGGTGCGCGGGCTTGAGCGTGCGCGGATCGGTTTGGAGATGGATAATTATTACTTCACGGCGGCAGCCTTTGGCGCGCTGGCCCAAGGCCTCCCGATGGCCAATTTTGCGGATGCAACGGGGCTGGTGAATTGGCAACGCGCAATCAAATCCGCGACGGAAATCACCTACATGCGGCGCGCGGCGCGTATCGTGGAGCGGATGCATGCCGTCATTCGGGAGCGCGCCGAGCCCGGTCTGCCCAAAAACGAACTGATCGCGGAGATTTATCACGCCTCCGTGCAGGGCGCACAGGGGCATTGGGGGGATTATCCGGCGATTGTGCCCATGGCCCCCTCGGGTCTGGATGCAACCGCGCCGCATCTGACCTGGGATGACCAACCGCTGCGCGCGGGGGAAAGCACGTTTTTCGAAATCGCCGGGGCGCATCGCCGGTATCAATGCCCGCAATCGCGCACGCTCTTCCTGGGTAAGCCTCCACAGAAATACCGCGATGCAGAACAGGCCGTCTTGGAGGCGATTGAGGCCGGTCTGGCGCAGGCCCGCCCCGGCAATTTATGTGAAGACATCGCCATTGCCTTCAACGCCACGCTCAACCGGCTCGGATTTCAAAAGGACAGCCGTTGCGGTTATGCGATTGGGCTGTCTTATCCGCCCGATTGGGGCGAGCGCACCATGTCCTTTCGCACAGGGGATAAAACCGTTCTGCAACCCGGTATGACTTTCCACTTCATGCCCGCGCTTTGGTTGGAGGATGGCGGGTTGGAAATTACCGAACCGATCTTTATCACTGAAACCGGCGCTGAGTGCCTGTGCACCACGCCGCGCGAACTCGTTGTGAAAGGGTGA